GATGGCACATTTCGTCCCTTGGTACATCACTGCCACAGCTGAGCACATCTGCCTTGGGCAGCTACACCGAGGGACACCAGGACaattggggatgttcagccgggagaagagaaggctctgggagacCTTAGACTGGCCTGTCAGTACTTCAGGGGGCCGATGAGAAAGCCAGGGACAGACGTTTGAGCAGGGTCTGTATGAtgggacaagaggtgatggtttaaaACTAAACCAGAGGGATTTAGAGTGGAGAGAACAAAGGcatttttcacagtgagggtaacgaggccctggcccaggttgcccagagagctggtagATGCCCCATGCTGGAATCaccccaggtcaggttgtttggggctctaagcaaccagctctagttgcagatgtccctgctgactgcagaggcttgcactggatgacttttaaaggCTCCTTCCCACCTAAACTATTCCACGAGTCTATGAACATGCCGCATCCTGGGggctgtcctgctcctgctcctcacgTTGTGGAGTACACCCTGCAAACCAAGTGGTCCAGCCAGTGGTGCAGGGGAAAGGCCCCTGAGCATGTCCACTCTGGACTGGCCTCACTGACATGGGGATGGTCCCAGGCTTGTGTGGACTGCTTTTAGGGAAGCGTCTCAAGTCCTCTTGACATCACTCTGGCAGCTACAGGAGGTCAGCAGCCTCCAGACTCTGTTAAGCTGCCAGGAGGACACATCTGGGAATGCTCAGTGCTTGTTGTGTCCTGGGAAAAGGCATTTCCCTCGctgagctcagccaggctgctgcactgGGAAGGGcatgtctgcagagcagggagcaaagaGAGGAACAAATCCAGACAGGATCTCTTCCTGGGACAAGGGATGCAGCTCTTGGCAAGGCCTACAGGGGCCAAAGGGATGCCagaccctggagcaggcagctgttTGCACAGATTTGCTGGATTGGAGACAGGTTCTCCTGGGAAGTGCCACCAGTGACTTGGTGCCAGTGCTCCTTGGGCTGGTGACAGCACCAGAAAAGGAGTCCCTGAGGCTCCCAAAGTGTTCTGGGTTCATGCAGGTTCGAAGTTACTGCACCCTGCTCAGTCTGTGGAACAAGGAGACTCTGATCTCTTTTCTCCTGGTTATGGaatcttccttctgctgctctacAGCAGGGCTCACAGAGCGAGGAGAGCAgttcctgcccaggctgggggtcTGCCAGCAGAGTTCCCTGGAAGGAAGATGAGGGTTAAGCAGGATTTGTGCAGGAGGCTAAGCAGATTTCCCTGTGGGGCATCAGTCCCAAGACACAAAAGCACaagaagaggaatttttttgtTCGTTGCTTGTGAGCATTTCCCTTAGGACCTCTTCTAAGCACCAACAACATCAGCAGGGCTAAAGGCATTTGTACAGGGAGTAGGATCAGGATCACAGATAAGACAAGGATTAATCTCAGATGTCCTCCCAATGCCAAAGCCAGCGAGCAAGGGGAGGAACCCAGAGCAGCAAGTTGGCATCAGTGGGCACCCACTATCTCTGTGCCGAGACACCTGCAATACATCCCCCGGGCTGCTGAGGCCCTcgggctctgcctgctgcaccaaCGCTGGCCAGGGAGACCCTCAGCAAGGATGAAACTAACCCCGCAGGGACTCCTTAGGCTGAGCCGAGAGCTGGCTGGCAGTGGAGCTCACAGGGGCCCAGTGCCTCTCTGAGCCTCTCTTGGTGCCTTCTTGGCACAGACACAAGCCTGGAGTGCAGGGAGCCCAACATCCCTCTGAGGGGCTGGTTTGCAGGTGCTGAAGTGCTCATCTCAGAGCGGTCCACGCCTGCGCTTCTTCAGTGGCACCCAACAGCCAGTGGAGGCCAGTACTGGCCCAGAGCCCCTGCGAAATACTGTCCCCAGGCTTCCCAGCTGTATCCTTCTGAACCACATCACTTCCCATTGCACTTCCAGGCTGGAACAGCATTCCCAAATCTGGGctctgctcaaagcttcatttGAGGAGGAAGGGGGCTGTAGAAACAGCTGCTGCAAGTGACCTTGCAGCTCCTAAGGGAGAGTGGCaggaacccagcagcagcagatggccACTGCCTCGTCTGCTTTGCTGTGCACtcagagggcagcacaaggaccAGTAAGGCAGCTGAGACGGATccttcctgcccacctgccCTCATACACCATGGTAGGTCACCTGGAATGGTGGGTGACCCTGCATGGAGAATGACCTGGCAGTGagccacctgccctggcagctggccCAGTATGGTGGCACTCGGTTAGGGGCCCCAGGTGGCAGAGTTGATACCTGAGATTTCAGTAGCTGCTGccaaggagctggagcagtgcagggaCTATTTCCTCATGCTATAGTTGAACTCCACACAGTAACCTATGCTGGAGGGGGCTGCGGGTGGGGGCTCTCTGAGCACCGCTGGCCTCACAGCCGCTTCCCCGCAGCGCCTGGCAGGTGTGTGGAGATGCAATGGAGGTCGAGTCCAGCACCTACACAGACTTCATCTCCTGCGACCGAGCGGGCCGGAGGAACGCGGTGCACGACATCCAGCCAGACGCCAGCGCCGTCAGCATGCGCCAGCTGACCCAGGGGCTGGGGGACCTCGCCGTGGGGGCAGCAGGTGAGCGGCCccggggcagggctggaagggcaaGGCCTGAGAGGGCAGCGCCGCTGGGCACCGCTGTCTCCGGGAGCAGCGCACAGATCCTGCTCCTTGCCACAGGCAGTGCCTTCGGGCTGGCACTCAGCTAGTGGGAGACTGCCCAGGCCAAGAGGGTGCAGTGAGTGGGATGGTCCCAAGGCTGCTGGCACATGAGCACTGCACACTCCAGCCAAGGCCTcttgctcagctgctctgtagAGCCACTGCTGCTTAACTGAGACATGAAGTGACCAAGAGCCGCACCAGGGCAAATGGCACACCAGAGACCCCGCGGGCTTTGTAGAAGCCCAGCTGTGGGGCAGGTGGTggcttgctttttgtttggatggctttggggtttttagATCAGCCTCCAGATAGCTCCCCAGGTGTTTTACACAGCTGGGCTGATTCTGATCAccatcagccttctccaggctttcaccTGCAGCccaaagacagcagcagcagtgccctgctctgcataTGCTGGCAGACAGGAACAgtcagagcaggtccagagaaggacacagaaaggatcagagggctggagtgcctctgctgtgaggacaggctgagacagttggggctgttcaacctggagaaggctccaaggagacctcagagcagccttgcagtatttgaagtgggctacaggagagctggagagggactttgtagaaaggcagtggcaggatgagggatgAACTCCTCCAGCTGGAGGAAGTTTGATTGAGATTACAcattagcaagaaattcttccccatgagacactggaacaggttgcccagagcagcagtggaggctccaacCCTTGAAGTGTTCATGGGCAGGTTGCATGGGGGCTTGAACAACCaagtctagtaggaggtgtccctgcccatgcaagggcattggaactggatgacctttaaggtttCTCCCAAGCCAACTCATTCTGATCCTGTGACTACATGAAGCATAAATCCTCTGCTCAGAGCACGAGCAAACCAGCCTGCCCCATCTCACTGGCAGGCCACCAAACACGCTGCAACACTCAGCTGTTCCCTTGCCCTTGTGTTTCTCCAGCTTGCAACCTGTAACTACAAAACCACCTGAAAACATTTTATCCCCAGTGTGCCTCTTTCAGCACTGGCACAAGTCCATCCACCCAGCCACAATGAGCACAAATTAGAGCGCCTGTAAtgaagagcagctcagggagctcTCAGGCTGGAGCGAGTTGCCACTGTGGGTTAGACAAGGCCAGCACAGGCTCCCCCAGCATCaccagagatgctgaggagtGTTTGTGCCCCGGGAGCAGAAGGAGCACCCTGATAACTGTAAGCCAAGCATCTGGCCATGGCGGGTAGTGATAAGTCTTCAGCTGGCAACCAGGATAAAATCAGCTGCAGCAATTGCTGATCAATGTGTCCTCAGCAGGGTGTAACCAACCTTTCCAATCCTCCCTCCTGCAGACAACCAAAGAGATGCCACTTCTTCTGAGAAGGACCCTGGAGCAAGAccaaaggggcaggagaagagcCCCTCCCCATGAGGGTGCCCAGGAGGtggggtgggcaggaggagggccTTGCTGGCAGCATCAGACAAGAATCTCTTATTGAACCTGTGGACAAATGCCAACCTAGAACAGCAAATGCCTCTGCTGCAACTTCTGTTCAGAGAGCCACAGGATGCTGTGCAAGGACTGGCACCACCAAAAGACCTCTGCTGCCATCCCTAAGGGTTcagggcagcactgctgtggctctgctgcgAGCATTCTCAAGATGCCTTAGCTGCAGCTTTCCCCTCGGGGAAGGAACAGTTTCAAGTAATAACAGACACATCAGGCTCCTGCCCAAGgcaccttctcctctgcagatccAAACTTATTTATTCTGTTTCTACAGATTACAAATTTAGATTCTTGGGGTTTTAAGCCTCACCCCCATCTGCATCTGAGGACTGGCCTGGCCTCTGGACTGTCTGTACAGCCCCTTGTCAGGGTGGGCAGAAGGGAAGGGACctggccagccctgctgccttcaTGTCAAGCACCACTCAGTGTACTGCTGCCACTTAGCATCAGGAAAGGACCAAAGCACAGCTCCGTGTGGATGAGTtccacctgcagccccagccccaggcagcagtttCTTTGGGTTTTAGCATTTTAAGATCTTCttaaagggagaggagaaacatTTTGCTGATTTGACTGTTGAAATTCAGGCTTAGCTCTGCAAGCTGTTAGCTGAGATGATCTCTGGTAGCATCTCACACCGTTTTCCCTTTCAGCAGACATGTTTTGTCTTAAAGATGGTTTGATAGAACTGCATAAGCTGTTGGAATAAACAAGCAGTCCTGGAGGCGGTTTTGTCTGCCTGgatgctgcttcttcctctgtTTTGCCTTGCAGCTGGTGAAGCCGCAGGGGCCTACACCAGCTCCCCTTAACAGATAAACGTGGAGCTGAAACCCcacccagctgggagctgctgtagTTGGCACAGAAAATGCTGGAAGTGTGTTCCCCCTTCCCTGGCtttcctgcccagcacagctttaCCCAGGATGCTTCATCCACGCCtggagctctgctcccctccacgTTCCTGCCCAAAAAGTCAAGCACAAGTCTGGCCTGGGGCTCGGTGGAATGTCTCAGACACCAGCAGAAGAGGTGCCAGTGggaagctctgcagcacagagctacaaGGGTGTTGCTGGGATTTCACCAGCCCAGGAGAGCAGGTTCCACTGGAGCTgtatgcagcagctgcagcccagctggaaTCCACAGCTGGCATGGGGATGAGGCATGGATGGCCTGAGAAACACTCTCCACTGGTGACCCAAGGGCAAGCATCACCCTGACAGCCTAGGGAAGGGCTGAACACTGCAAGCTTCCAACAAGGCCACAAATAAGCAGAGAAGTGGCTGCTGGACAGAGGGAGAATTGTCTGTGTCTGAGAGGCGATGGCTGTGGGGCCAGCATAGAGCTGCCCACGGCTGCAGCCCCCTCAGGAAATGAGGATTTGGCAGccaggcagtggctgcagttgctctttggcagctgcagagcagatcagctcctggcactgctggcgtTCGATGGCAGCTCTGTGCCCGGACAGCAGCCAAGAGCCTGCTCCCTTTCCCTTGTGCCcgtgggcacagcagctggcagcccctgggcttGGCTGGCCACACAGATGGGTCTGTAAGGCCCATTTCCATCTCTCCTCACTGCCACTGGCtgagaggcagtgcagagggactgtgcacCACACACAACCTCCAGCAGCCAAATGTGGGCTAATCTTAGGTCTCCCTGGTCAGAAACCATCTGTTCCAGAATTATATTTAGGTGGATAATTAGGGACCTGTTGGGTGGCTCTCCCCAGAGGGCAGGCAAGAGGCATCAGGTTCCCTCTGTAAGTCAAGGCAGAAGCTCAGCTGCTGTCGCCGATGGTGCTGAAAGACCAAGGACATAGGCTTAACCCAGCCACATCCTGACCTGCaaactgctgagcacagggctgctctgagccctgctcttcacttgagcacaggggcacaacagacctccTGAAACTCTACCTGAGCACCGAGTGACCACAAAGTCTTTCAGCAGACTGTCCCCTGCCCAAGCTGGCACAGTAGCCCAACAGCCAGGCAGCCACTTCTGGCTCTGGGTCAGCCCTGTGCAAAACTctggaggcaaaaaaaaaaaaaataaagcaagtaTTTTTGGACACAGCAGAAGTGAgcacagtgctggtgctgctgcttccagcagggcagaatgCCCCTTGCCTCACCGAGCCGGGAGGACACCTAAGGTTAGAACCACCTGAAtcctcagccccaggctgctcagccagcGAGCAGGGCTCTGGTCCCGCAGGCTGCCAAAGGGCTCTGACCTGGcaagaggagagggcaggaaTGGGACGGCCAAAGGCTCCTCACACCTACTGATGAGCCCTTGTGCTCCAGCAGGGGTACAGTGTCTCAGGTTGGGGACCGTGGGACCCAGCAGTCACCCTTGAACTGAAGGGCAAAGGGATTTACCTGCCAATAGAAATCTGTCACTTTATTAAACAGGATCAACAATCAACTGTCCAGAATCCAAACAAAGCAACTCTTCTtcacaaaccattctgtggagAGAAATCACCCAAGAAAGCCTGGTTCTTACTGCAATCACCTtcttcaaaatgctgctttatgaAAGTAGGAAAATCAATCTCTTACATCCACCTGCCAGCTGGGTGCACCAGGGGCTCTAGAGATGAGCATCAGCAACAACTGTGGAAGcccagagagaagggaaaagctgCCAGCAGTCACTGCCTGAGGCTGGACCAGCTGTGACCATGGTGACCACGGCCCCCCCACAAAGGCAGCTTTTTGGTGCAGTATCTTTGGAGGAAGCATTTTGGCAGACACCTGGGATGCTgaacacaccacacacacaaggGAAGGAGagtctctgctccagctgcacagctctgtggcagagcaggcaaagtGTGATAAAGCACCAAAGCACTCAGGAACTTTGGTGAATCGTTTATcagttctccagactgaaggtCTGACTTCTAGCCAGTGCTGTGGTTGAGTGAGAGAAGCCATTCAGACGGGTCCTGGGCCACCGTGTGGCACTGGGCTCTAACCAGTTAATGTCTTTAGTCGGTTCTCATGGTGCTTAAAGATTAGCTTGAAGCAGAAGGAGGGCAGAGTGGTTCAAAAGCAACTGACCCTGAATCCCCCAAGCCCTGGACAGAGACAGAGGAAGAGCAAACTGCACTTCACAGCAACTCTCCCGGATGAAGACCAAAGCAAACCAGGAAAAGTCCCAGAAAGCAGACTTTGGCCCCAGATGATACAAATACATTGCAGCTTGCTATGCATGTGGCAGCACTGGCATGGGCAGCTGCAAGCACAGCTGGAGCCCAAGCCCAGGGTGTGTGCTCCTGTGGCAGTGGTGCTGGTGGGCTGATACCCAGAGTCCTTGTCCAGCAGAGGCCAAAAAGGGGTGCTTGAAGCTGCCCTTCAGAGCTGTGCACGGGCAGggcaccagctgccagcttgtTATTGTTTCAGGCATGTTAGCACAAGACTAACCCTGGGTAAATACAGCTGTAGCCCAGGGACGGGAATAAAGGCTCCGTTTGTGAGGTGCCTGCTCAGCCCCTGTCAGCACTCACACACCTTTGCCCTAGGAAGGTGGAGATGAACACGGGCCACAGTCACAGCTAGAGGTGACTATTTCTGCACTGCAGACGAGGCAGATCGGTGAGGCAGGGCAGATAAAGctagggaagagagggaaaagaagcagGAGAGGTTCTTCTGTTCTCACTTGCAGTACAGAAAGACTGGCAGATGGAGAAGGGAGTCAGGCCAGGAGGCAGCTGTAGTCTGTGTGCACCACAGCAAGATAGGAAGTTGGAGATCCATTTGGGAGAGAGTTTGGGAGGAGTGATTGACAGGCAGGCAATGTGATATCCTGATTCTGCTCAGCACTGTCAGGGTTAATGCAGGGCTGCCAGGAAGAGAGACTGACTTCAGGCACCTTCTCCTGGTGCTCCCATAGCACAGAGGAGAGTCACCCACAGGCAGAAGGGGCCACGGCTCCAGGCTGGCTCCAGGAACGGGTCAGGATGTGTTGGGGACCATCCCATAGGCTTCATACAGCGTCCTGAGCAGCTCCCGCTTTTCCTTCTCAGGTAAGAAGCTGGACTGAGCTGCATTGAGGTTCTGGAGAGGTAGAGGGGGAAGACATGTCAGACAGGAATGCATGGTTGTGCACATGCCAACATCTGGCTCTGAGCAGCAAGGGGCAGGGAAGGTTTCCACTCTCAAATTCACTGCCACAGTCTCATTTTACAGGGCAACTGCTCTGGCACATCACTAGCAACAGTCTCAAGAGGAGTGAGGCAGGCACAAAGCAAAGGTCTTCAAATACCTTGGAGTTTTTAGGACGTGCACTTTAGACACACTCTTACGCTCCCTTTTGCAGCAGAGCAACGTGGTGGTGGCAGCCTGATGTGCCACTGCTGGcacacagcctggctgtgcaATGTAACCTGCTGGCCTGTCTTGAGCATGGACCTTGCTTTTGTTGCACAGGAAAGACCTGGCTTGTGCAAGAGCAGGAGGGGACAGCTGACATCGGAACAGCTTTGGTTGCAGGCACCCAGAGCTCAGAACTGTTTCTCCTCCCTGACCCAGGCAGTGATGTCTACAGGAGAAAGGGACTTgttcctgcagccagagctgggagcaggccTGATGCTTTCTTGTAAAGTGCCCCTTGCACTTCCCAGCCCAAGCAAGTACTTTGGGAGACGCCTGGGTGAGAGTGCTGAGCGTGGCTCTGGATGCAAACCCAGGAAAGCTTTCCCTAGTAACCAGGGAGTCAGACTCCCAGCAGTggtcctctctctctgtcctggGTGAACAACCAAGGATGTCACCAAGACACAGCCACTGCATGTGCCCAAAGCAAAGCCAGAAGGCAGCAGACTGTTTCCAGCTCAGTTGTTGCATCCTCATGCTGCCCATGCAAAACTGCAAGCACTTTCCTGCCTGCTGAGTTGTGCTATCTTCTGGGCCAGAACCTGAAATTCCCTGCCTGCAATTCCAAatccagaaagaaaaaggcaccaggcaccttccttcctccctgctaAGATCTGCTGCGAGGATCTCAGTGGATCATTTCCACTCTGACCTGTTTTCCATGAAGCCCAAAGCTGTCAGCCATGAGCCTTGCAGAGCCCACcccttctccccacagcctccagaCAGCCCAGCAGCCACCTGCAGCCTTGTGCCCACTGCAGGAGTTTTGCATTTCCATTGAAAACTCTGCATCTtagaaaggaaagaagcaggttgtcctgggctgcagcaggacagcagcagggcgTGCAGCTCAGGCCAACTCACCACTCTCCTGAACTCCTCTTCAGTGAAGCCCATGTAGTCCTTCACAATGCTGTAGTCCTTGTCAATGCTGGAGTTAAAGATCAGGGGGTCGTCTGTGTTTATAGAAAAGTTAGCTTGATCCTTCCTGAACCTGTAAAGAAATCAAGTGGAACTGGTGGGTAAAGCATTGGACAGAGCACAGGAGGCACAGGACTGCCTCCCCAAGGAAGCCCTGCaccccctccagctgcagcaggccccTCTGTGCCCAAGGACGAGGATGTGCCACGTCCTGCTATGGCCAGATGTGTGTTGCCTTTGTGaagccacagagcagctcccaccaTCCCAGACCATGACTACTGAAGATTGCAGAGAGTTGAGAAGTCTTACTGCACTGCTGGGTGTTTCCTGAAGTCTGGAAGACATGCTCCAGTCAGATAACTGGACCAGGGGCAGACCTGTTTGGGGGAATCAAACACAAAGCCCAGATCAGGCAGgtggctcagagctgcagctgtgtgggcTGAAGCATGCTGGTaaagccaggcacagccagagCTTTGCTCACAGCCACCTCAAGAATACTGCAAGTCCCAGAGTAGGGATGTGAAGAGTCCACTGCCCACGGGTTGGTGGCAGGAAGCCAGGGCCAGTCAGGCAGCAGCTGTATGTCAGCCACAGCTCAGAGACCACCGACACTAAGCATGCACACATCTACTGCACGGAGCAGCTGGGGGCACTGACGGGAAAGAGCCAAGGACAGCTGCCCACCCACTAACTCCCAGGCACTACCACCCTCCACCAGAAAGCCCAGTTTGTGGGAGAAGCCTGCAGGCTTGAGGTGCAAATGAACAAGTCCTCCGAAAATTGTCCACAGCCAGGATCCATTTCCCTCCTGCAAGGCACTGGGAGATCCTGCAGtgctcctcacagcaaagatacaagctgctgtggctgattTTCCACTCAGGCAGCAGCTACCTGGCAGTCGCACACCCACCACCATCCTTACCTCAAAATGCATCTTAGCTTTCAACAGCTCCTTGTAGAGCTCAGGGTCCTCCAGCACATGGTAGCCATGGCCAATGCGCTCGGCCTTCAGGAGGTAAACTGCCTGGAGAGCACAGGAAATCCATGTACAGCTTCCAAGCACCAGCTCAGCCCCTGCATGCCCAGAGCCCCCTGCCCCACCACgggggcagcctgccccactgAGCCAGCTCCGGAAAGGTCCTTCTCTGAGCTACTGGGTCTGGTTCTCCACCTGTGTCCCccacatttgtgctgctatgaGAGGACATGAGTTCAGGGGgcacttcccagccctgcccctgtctctgcccccccagcccctgctccccGTACCTCCTTGACCATGGCGGCCGGGCCAGCCTCGCCCGCGTGCACCGTGCGGTGGATCCCACACCGCGCCGCCTCCTGCAACAGAGGACACCCTCCTGTGCCATCGCCcgcagccagggcagcagacACCCGCGTGGGCACCATTCCGAGCCCCCAGCACACAAGCCCTTCGCCCAGCTGCATGCTGACTGCTGGAGGAGAGTTTGGCAATGCCCATGAGAGGAGCTCGGCAGGCCTggcaccttccctggcacccaTCCCTCAGTGCCGTTAGTGCAGGCACTGCCCCCActccagacagcagcaggctcaAGGCTCTCCTCGCTccgccctggtgcccttctgcATGAACCTTGCAGCAGTTCCTGTCTTTGAAATTTTACCtcttgggctgcagccaggtgggagactcccagcacagagctggcacaatgctcacacacagagctctgagctcctctaAAGGGCTGGGGACAGTCAGCCCAGCCAGGAGGGCTATGAGGGTGCAGCTTTGGGGGCACTTTGAGAGACTCTCCATGGCCACCCCAAAAGATGCCTTGCCGGGGCAGCCACAGACCACGGCAGCCCCGGGAAGCCAAGACCCGAGCGCAGCCGTGCTGGAGAGGGGCCGCAGCAGCgcgggcaggctgcaggcacgtCCCGCACAGGCATCCTTCCCAGGCTCCCTTCAGGGCTTTTCACTCAGGACTTTTTTTCAGTTACTTCATTTTCAGCTCCTCAAGGGCTGCACACCCAGGCCCAGTGAAggtcagcccaggctctgcacagAAAAGCTCTCTGTGCAACGACCTGAAAGacactctgtgctccctgcagtgAAGGGAGTGCTGACTCTTCCCAAGCAGCTCATTCTGACAGGAATTTAAGTAACAGAAATCCTCTGGCTAACCAAGGAGAGAGACAGACTCACACCAGCACCGAGATTTTCCGCTTGTTTCTCCCCAGGATGAAGGGAAACTGGGAACTCTCACCTCGCCACTACAAAGAGGCATCCCTAACTACCCCAGCAGGAGGTGAGCTACAGGCAGAGGGGCCAGAAGGAGCACATGCATGGGGACCCTTCCCCACTGGCCTCCCTGGCTACCAAAGTCTGAGCCCTTCCATCCAGGAGGGAGCTCCTGTCTAAAATCCATCCATGGGCATATCTTCCCTGGAGTGCTTTAAGCCCTTCTCAAGCCCTTTAGCTCAGACACACAGAGCTTCCTGTGGCTCCTCCTGCAAGGATCCTTGGACTCGGTGGTTCTAGGATGCTTGGCCCTgcagttcctgctgctcctctgcagccagcagccacaaGCAGCCCCGAGATCTGCCAGGCAGAAGGTGCTTGCTCAGAGGACACCACAAGTGTCCCAGGTTTCCCTGGATGCAGCAGGTGCCCcagagggcacagcagcagtgtttaTGGGGGGTTATTTCCCTGCCATGCTGGCCAGAAGGGGCTGACAGGAGCAGGGCTTGCTTGAATGTCTTAGAGCCTGAGTGAACTCCCAGCACAGGGACAAGAGGTATCCTTCTGACAGAGCAGTCTGGACCCGGCACACCAGGGCAGGATGAGATGCCCCTGCCCATTGGTTAATGAACTCCTGTGCCCACATCTCAGTTTCTAACCCCTCAGttcatgcagcacagcagcaaaggcgga
The window above is part of the Pogoniulus pusillus isolate bPogPus1 chromosome 29, bPogPus1.pri, whole genome shotgun sequence genome. Proteins encoded here:
- the PKIG gene encoding cAMP-dependent protein kinase inhibitor gamma, encoding MEVESSTYTDFISCDRAGRRNAVHDIQPDASAVSMRQLTQGLGDLAVGAADNQRDATSSEKDPGARPKGQEKSPSP
- the ADA gene encoding adenosine deaminase isoform X2, with the translated sequence MPAIAGDREAVRRIAYELVETKAKEGIVYVEVRYSPHLLANCRVDPIPWGQAEGDLSPDEVVNLVNQGLQDGERDFHIKARSILCCMRHMPSWSPEVVELCKKYWNNSVVAIDLAGDECLKVENSSEHKKAYEEAARCGIHRTVHAGEAGPAAMVKEAVYLLKAERIGHGYHVLEDPELYKELLKAKMHFEVCPWSSYLTGACLPDFRKHPAVQFRKDQANFSINTDDPLIFNSSIDKDYSIVKDYMGFTEEEFRRVNLNAAQSSFLPEKEKRELLRTLYEAYGMVPNTS